One window of the Nyctibius grandis isolate bNycGra1 chromosome 21, bNycGra1.pri, whole genome shotgun sequence genome contains the following:
- the CRIP2 gene encoding cysteine-rich protein 2: MASKCPKCDKTVYFAEKVSSLGKDWHKFCLKCERCNKTLTPGGHAEHDGKPFCHKPCYATLFGPKGVNIGGAGSYIYEKPQIEGQTAPGPIEHPVKVEERKVNAAPPKGPSKASSVTTFTGEPNMCPRCGKRVYFAEKVTSLGKDWHRPCLRCERCSKTLTPGGHAEHDGQPYCHKPCYGILFGPKGVNTGAVGSYIYDKDPEAKNQP, encoded by the exons ATGGCATCCAAGTGCCCCAAGTGCGACAAGACCGTGTACTTCG CCGAGAAGGTGTCCTCCCTGGGCAAGGACTGGCACAAGTTCTGCCTGAAGTGTGAGCGCTGCAACAAGACCCTGACCCCGGGCGGGCATGCTGAG cacgATGGGAAGCCCTTCTGCCACAAGCCCTGCTACGCCACGCTGTTCGGTCCCAAAG GGGTGAACATTGGCGGCGCCGGGTCCTACATCTATGAGAAGCCACAGATCGAGGGGCAGACCGCTCCGGGACCCATCGAGCACCCGGTgaaggtggaggagaggaaggtgaACGCTGCGCCACCCAAGGGACCCAGCAAAG ccTCCAGCGTCACCACCTTCACCGGGGAGCCCAACATGTGCCCGCGCTGTGGCAAGAGAGTCTACTTTG CCGAGAAGGTGACTTCGCTGGGGAAGGACTGGCACCGTCCCTGCCTACGCTGCGAGCGCTGCAGCAAGACGCTGACCCCGGGGGGCCACGCCGAG CACGACGGACAGCCGTACTGCCACAAGCCCTGCTACGGGATCCTCTTTGGGCCAAAGG GCGTCAACACCGGAGCTGTGGGAAGCTACATCTATGACAAAGACCCCGAGGCGAAGAACCAGCCCTAG